attgttgttttatttgggcaagattggtcttatcgggttggaacttaatagtgaggggaacaatttttcgttcatctgctgtgccaaacaacaaacaatcctgttgggtgttccacgtgcttggcgagtcttgcaagaccatcgtctatcagatctggagtggagttttctttcagtgattacaacttgcgatcgttctgcaaacatccacgtggcatgcagcactttttagtgactcgaggatccccggcccgttttgctgtttcaaagggagccgtgcatttttgagcagtttgtcttcagtgcttgtattttttcgtttgttcctggtggcgcaaagtaactttgataatttgaaaggacttgaatccttaattgaattagggATTTTTTTATTAACGAACCAACACGTGAGTGGtgcacaaaattaggagaaactgttggttgaatagacaatatttgtagacgtaattatctacccagtttaactactaagctcaacaagtttggctccacaagtttcagtttcaggccaggtacccgaattcacccaggtactgtggtacactaccatagttctttggaaattgaatagctccttgaacacctggttccttgagaagaaacttgatgtgtttgttctctacattggtgaatgcagccactaactgtccattgtggataaactccagaccaactcttctttcaatttaatctttgttcttcgcagggcatcaacaatggtgccccttgtaaaatgttagtttaaagagtttgtttcagttatttcccatttcatagggcactgtggtggCCAggttcactttcaaacttatcatggaaatgtaaatcaataccagtgaaaagtcagtcccttgaattgttgatagaaaattaatttaaatgcatattgaaacatcagttgaggaactttttttttcccactttgtgaacctaacatacattgctgccatttgtttattgcttggtcattcaatgtcttgatcacatcaaataatttactttttaggtattgtgtatttttatctaaaaacttaactggttgctttttggagcccttttgcggcatatttagataggcaggaaatgttccacaaaggcttaaggttgtcactcaagtgttccttcaataatcttattctctaaagattaccttgggagAATTGAATTAAGGCCAGtgttttcttctagcttctttccccagtgccctctgagaatggagtttatttggttttgcccaatgttgaaagatgaaacaataatgcctaaaccagccgcatggaatacttcatggtgcttttttacaaacatgggcatgagggtgctcgtaagcatctgagcattttTTTGCATGcttaagtgttattataaataatttatttctctacgagagtcttcttttcctgttggtcattcaaaaattgttggaatagcctgtttgagctgttggatagagtcagaacatttgatgatgctctcctggggagaggagtccttgttccctttaaacatttgcttgtgtttccttgttccccaaattaatttcaaacttatttccagcttttttatcccttaaatttaaattggttttcttcccttgttccctaaaatattttgatattgttcctctgttccccacttcaaataagccatgttctcttcttcctccaaacccctgggagtgcctctttgatgttggttctcgtattggcctaatagtaattcactgtagaattgcaagacccagcaagttcttatttgggagtgacggaaaagttttgaataaattttcgcacaatacaagaaacaaaatttgactgcaccttctagaTCTTACTCTTTTCggacatgaatcagcttgtttgcacctatctggcgacctgcgggagggcaagctctagaagctcTTCCTTAGTAGTGAGCCTTCCaccaaaaaaaactttccaagtctggctctccggtgttaggggccgaggtttttgtgcaaaattcatcagcggcttccttgcagcttataAAGGGAGTTCCTTCGAGTATTAAATGGTCAGTAAAAGGTTTGTAGTGCTTACACAAATTTTTGCTacttgaaaataaatgtttacacgaaacacatatcagcttgacaatttttctttcccgataccccatttaaaattcacgtgaaCGCTATTAAtagagggccagaaaaccatttaaaacattttgtggcattttttttgtcaacaaacttgggttgtcggcgagcagaattcgaacgtaagctgttgtgctttggctgttatttgtgctttttctaactattctaagacgaattcaggctgttattttcgaatcaagtgtaagaagacggcaaaatcatattgataatgtatttagttgtgctaacttcgcgaataaacacTTTGGTAGCGTCCTTTCGACTGGATAGATCcacaacaatgtcatttacgcacaaccgaaatgccctgtttccggtgaaagggcaaatgattgacaggatagcacagttttgactgccgcgcgcactgcgggcgcgggttccgtatgcaagcaaaaaaaaaaaattaatttaaatgcatattgaaacatcagttgaggaattttttttcccactttgtgaacctaacatacattgctgccatttgtttattgcttggtcattcaatgtcctgatcacatcaaataatttaCTTTTTAGGTATAGCAAGAGACGGAAAAGTTTAGTGCTGCGCGAATTGCGAGGCCTCAACACGCGAGGAACGAAAGCGAACGTCGAAGACTTGTTCGTTGCGGTTCTGCGTGCCACATAAAATGAATCTGCAATAACGACTCTGAAACAGTCCTTTCCAttaacctttttttaaattcaccAGTCACCGGGTAGGAGCTAAGTGAAGTTTTTTTGTACCAAATAGGTCAAATTGAAAATTGACTCTACTTTaattaaatccgtttgtgttggcctgtagcttcactcgcgcgtgcactcgaatgagcggggaACGCATGCGtgaatgctgatcttgtaaccccttcatttttcctgattttgcaactttactctgcttccggacggtgaatttttttcatattttgcatgttagcttagattaatttaaaacgttagtctttcaaatttaaaaaaattctgtaggtgaaaaaagaaaattttaaatattttaaatattttagagatcaTTTCTAACATtactggtaacgctgaatgggcaAATTTCACCTTCccgctttttcaaaaaagacaatataagTCGATTTTAAGGATCAAAGAAaggccttatatcgttgccatggtaactatattttggaggaaaatgtgatgtgagaaatctatgattggtacttaataccctggccaaatttcgtcttgatatgattatcCTAACCTtgtctaaggacagaatatgtttatttgtttgtaaaaaggagaaactatttcgagcctcccaCTAGAGGCCATCATGGTAAATAAAACACTTTATAGTTAGTTGAGTGGAGTTAATAACGGAAGTGCcattattttgtatttcaaCAGAAAAATTGAACACAACCAGATCAGGTCAATAGGAAGCTCCTTGAGAAATCTGGGAAACCTTAAAGACTTGTAAGACTTCTATTTAATTTAGCTCTTAACGTTTCATCTTTGACAGGAAACTTGTATAGTAACAATACAAGTGCAACGAAGTTCCCTCTTTCACAACAAGGGGTACCTAGCAATTTTCAAGGCTGAATTGATAAGACCAACACCACGTTTCGTGCGTGTGGCAGTGTAAAGTGCAAATTGGACCCATGGGAACCATGTATTTATTAATTCGTGTACTGTTATTTACTTTGGAAGTTTACGTTCCAGAACCCTGAAAGGCAATATGATACAGAGTCTCGAGAGTAGGACTTTCGAAGGTGTCACCAGCCTGGAGACATTGTAAGTAACTTGAATACGTGCTTCATAACTTAAGCCGCATGAAGATAATCGTTGAAAACTCCGATTGCTACAAACATTGAAAAATGGGGCAATGAAAAAATGTTCGATATGTATTGTTTTGGCACTGACATAAAGGGTACAGTTTACTCGAATTGCCCAGAATACGAGTTCTCTGAGATTATTTCAGCGCGGTTCTCTGAACGGTGGCAATGATTGTACGAACATGAGAGTAAGTTTTTTCGACAGAATTTCATTATAGGTTATTTTTGAATGCCGTTAAAAAACCAAAGCCAGTTTACCTTAAAATCAGCAACAACATCGCATGGCATCGAATGTCGCCTAGTGGACTTCTCTGAAAATAACCCTTTATTACAAAAGTTCACATATCCTAAGAAATGGGCTGGGCGTTTCCATCTCTGTATTTCTTTTTCTCATCTTGACCAATGAGAACATGAAGCGAATGACAAAAAGGACTCTCAGCGCGGGAACAGAAACGCGACTCGTTCGACAAACACTGCATCTAGAATACGATATATCTATAATTGACTGCAAATCTGGTGCGTCGCAGTATCACAATGTGACCTTACTCCTAAAATCTCAGTTTTTTTCTTACCTAAAGGGGAATGAAATTGCTTACTCTACCAGTCAAACACGCAGCTCTCACTGACCAATGTGCTCAACAGTGTAGCATTCATTAGGAGGTAAATAGTTCTGTTTATTGCAGGAACCTTGCAAACAATGAAATTACATTCATCGCCAAGGATGCATTCTCACCATTTAAAATGATCAGAGTTCTGTAAGTATACTGGCACTTAGCATAGAATCACTTTGATGTCGTATCTCCAAGTGGGCAAATGGGCTCTAGAACGAAACTTAATGGGCACATGCCCATTAAGTTTCGTTCACTTAATATAAATTCGAGTTATATGTGGATAAATGATGATGGAATCCATCAACATGAAACGCAAGCAATTAAATTACACTATTCGGTTCGGGCTATCTTATCACAAACAAAATCCTAACTTGCAATCTTTGAAAAGAAAGTTTTGGTGTCCCTCTTTCCTCAAGGAAGGCGGTTTTTTACGTtaatagaaaaaaaagcaaaatttcagATTCCCTCGAAAATGATCTTGGATCTTTTTGTGGTTAAAAGTATCCAACTAAAGTTTTAGTAGTAATTTTTTGCCATGCACGGTAAGATTAACCGTTTCATAGGCATAAAAATTTATGCATTTTTACGTCACTATAAACCATCCGGCTTCATGAATAACATGCCTCTGTTGTCAGAGGACCAAAGAAATGGAACAGCTATTTTCGTGGAATGGGAGGAGCAGGTTTCTATGCAGAATCACAGGATGATTATGATATCATATTTTGCTGCTAAAAAAAGTTTGAAACGAAACTAATTTGccgatatcaaaaataccataatactctttgtttgtccttccaaaattttgcataagcataatttttattttctcttgggacatacaacggtcccaagagaaactggaaacaatgcttatgcaaaattttggagggacaaacaaagagtattatggtatttttgaataTCGGCTAATTAGGAGCAAAACGATGAATGCACTTATGGGCCAGGGCCATAAATCACTGTGGGTTCTGCTATCAGTGCAAACAGTGATATAAATTTTGCAGTAGGGGGACATTACTGACGGACGGTGTTATTTTCTGCAGTGATCTGAGCTACAATAGTTTCAAGGTACTTCCGACAAAAGGACTGGAAAGTCTGGAGACACTGAATGTACGAGACAACAGAGAATTGACCGAAATACCAGCGGAAAGACTCCCGATGATCCGACATGTTCAAGCACATTATCCGTACCACTGCTGCCAATTCAGAAAGGAaaccaaaaacacaaaaaggtcAACTGAAACAACAAAGGAAGGGAAAGACGCCAACTGGATATGGGACGGTCAAGTCGACTGGCTCAGAAACAATTACAAAGACTATAACTCGACAATTCAGACGACCGATGATTTTTCGGGTTTCGAGTCGGGCGAAATTGATCCAATCTTGGTCAGCGAAGGAAGTTCGGACGACATGAGAGTAACTGACGCGGGCAGTTCAGACAATGTTCCTGATGTAATTCAGATCGAGGAGGAAGAGACTCGTGACGTCAAGTGCACCCCTGAACCAGCTGatcctttctttccttgtgaTGATCTCATGGATTCCTCGTTCCTTCGAGTGGGAGTCTGGATCGTGTTCTTGCTTGCGTTGCTTGGCAACGCCACTGTCATCTTCGTCATCCTCACCCGGAGCTCTCGAATTGACGTATCTCGATTTTTAATCTGCAATTTAGCAGTGGCGGATTTGTGCATGGGTATCTATCTCGGTCTCTTGGCCATTGTGGATGCTTCTACGAGCGGGAACTTTCGAAGTTACGGCGTTGAATGGCAGTTAAGCAGTGGTTGTAAGACAGCGGGCTTTCTTGCCGTGTTGTCCAGTGAAACGTCGGTGTTTACGTTAACTGTCATCACGGTGGAGCGATACATAGCGATAACTCATGCACTAGACATCACCAAGAAAATGAGTTTGAAAAAAACCGCTGTAGTGATGTCTACAGGTTGGTGTTTTGCTTTGATCACCGCATCATTGCCGTTATTCGACGTAAGTGATTACACGAAGTTCAGTGTTTGCCTTCCGTTTGAGACTAGGGATACTAAATCCCTTGTTTATGTGACGTCAGTTCTTATACTCAATGGTACGGCTTTCATCGTCATACTCACGTGTTACATAAAAATTTACTGCGCCATTCGCGGTTCTAGCGCGTGGAATACCAATGACTTCAGAACTGCCCAGCGCATGGCTCTGCTCATCTTTACGGACTTTGCCTGCTGGGCGCCAATTACGTTCCTTTCTCTCGCTGCAGCATTTGGAGGAGACTATGTCAGCCTTAAAGAGGCCAAGATATTTACAGTCTTCGTGTTTCCATTAAACAGTTGCGCAAATCCATTCCTGTACGCTATACTCACGGGACAGTTTAAAAGAGACTGTATCTCGCTttgtaaaaaagttaaaacatcGCAAATTCCGAAACTAACGAGCTCAAGACGGAAATATTCCATTTCAAGCGCTGAAATGCGACGAAATTCACAAGTGAGCTCTTCCAATGGACTAGAAGGCATGGTAGCAAAACTCCGAGGTCGTGATGTTCGGCGAAATTCTCTTCCTCCGTCAATGAGGCTTATGGTTCAAGGAAACACAGGAAGCAAATCACTGACTAAAGAACGAGAGATTGTTATTGAAAGGGTAACTGCCTTATAGTAGTTCCGCTAGCTTCCGTCGTTTTTTGTCAACATTTTAGACTGAGAACGAATTCGTAAATAATGTTGGGTACTAGGTACCCCTTGAATGCCAAGCTCAAAGCGCCCGTGAGCGTTACCCAATTCTAACGATTGCGAATAAGAATCGCTCACATTTGATCGTGATTCTTtgtttgcaaacgttggctTGCTTTTGCTGTGCAATGGCAGGGTCTAAGATAGTAtgcggttcgaccttgttgagctgcgtcgttgctgtactttgcgacggTGATTAGCCGCgacagttattattattgttagtggGGAACAACGACGTCTCAAAAAGTGCGAAGAACAACACAATTACTCGGAAAGTTTAGGGAGAGGCCGAACAACAAGCTTCTCTCCAGTCCTCGCCCGTTTTTTTTAGCGCCCATTCTTTCGCTTCTCTCGACCAACCGAGAGCCTTCGGTAGGCTAGTAAAGCTGTTTGTGGCTTACGAGCTCAGTACATTCAACTGCATACTTTCATATTTATCGAAACACTGTAAAATTATACAACTACTTTATTCAAGTCTtaaatgttattgttattcgGTGCCCAAAGGGCTTTAGGGTTTAAATTTAAAGATTCTTCCGACAAGAATCAACTGGTGCATTTTTTTCGGTTTTCATTGCATGGCATCTGACtttcactcaaaataataattttcctGTCTTTTCACTGTTAACCGGCATTTCTAACCGACAATTTAAAATAACCGCGCTTCTGTAGGTTTTTTGAACAACTCAAAACTGTTTAACATATCAAGCAACGGGATGCCCAAGGGATGTAGTTCCGGAGAAATACACAAATAATTTTCACTCATATTTATTGCGTTACCATGCTTTTCACATCACGGACCACTCAAACTCAGTAGAAAGCAAAAAATTCTGAGTTCTTTAAGGAGGAATCACTTACTTTTATTCTTTTGAAAAGTGCGAAatttaaatgtttaaaagaTAGCtacaaagagaaagaaaaccaaGACGCAAGCAAACCGGTTTTGCCTTATTGTTATCATATTTcaaacataattttaaaaaacggaAGCTCGTCAACATCAGAGCGAGGCTTTTACTGTTGTGAAGCAATGGTGCGTTCTTTCGAGactttctgtttgtttttgtgCCGATTTTAGTGAATGGAGTAACGTTTCCAAACGAACGCATAGTCCGATAGCATAGTATACTTTTCAACGAAGGGGCCGGACGATGGCTCCGATCACGCCATCACCGTTGCCATGaccaccaccatcatcatcatcatcacgtCATCAaggtagcctgttccaggctcccagacggtcgggaaagagaaaaaaattcgtgcgaaaaatgagtgggggAACCAagccccactcgcttttcacacgcagttgttttcgttttcccgactatctggtagcctggaacaggctatcaTCAAGACGATGTCAACAACGAAGTTTCTCCCTCAATTGagggattattcttaattgtcaatttcttccaagtgaagaattatcgttcattttggacactgaaagcttgatagggatcatgggaaatgaacatatttcttttaaaagccgaaccccagtgtctggactcgcagggctcgaacctgggaacgtgtgattaataaccccttcccttaaccactagactaccacatcactaactgcacaaaagtgccgctgtaaacgtgtattaacacccgctaacaAGCGAGTCCTCATGGGCCCGATGAGGATAAGTAACAAGCAAGCTTACACTGTGAAAAATGTCTGTTACCATGCAAACTTCAAGataaagctaaccattttaaaatcaagcttcagacttaaccattattcagcaatgattttacatatatactaattagtctTGGTAAATATTCTGCACATTTTCTAGtaagttgatctttagtggttaagtggataaaaacagttccttcaaagtgggtgatccgggttcaaatcctgtccaggggccacttttacttttttctttttatttgctaccacaagtcctgggacagagtaatctaaatggaggacTAAACTTCATTTAGAGcgaactgacaatgaaggataacccTTTATTTGaagaagagatcgtgttgatgTCAATCTAGTCACAGCACCAGTTCTCCCGTGTGAGCTCGGCGGTACTCACTGCTACCGAATCTCTCTTCGCGCATTTATGACCCCAAAATTCTATTTTGCCTTCATTTGCAGactcttttttatatttttcgtCAACTGCCGAATTAAAAAGATATAGAAATAGAAGAAAATATGTGCTATTAAAACTGAGTATGCAGTGGCCAAAGAAGCAGAGACTGTCAAGGTGGGTCACTCGATAGAGCGAGTATTCTATGTGTTCTGAGGAAACTGTATTCTATTTATTCCGTTGGTCAGATTTAGAACAAAAAGAAAGTCACAAAAGACTACAACCTGCATAGAGAATGGTTTAGAAGTCGTAAAATCAAAACGCAAGCCTGAAGCCTCGTTTCGGTCAATCACGATTGACAGCTCAATTCCGACTGAGCCAATCAGAGCTCTTAACGAATGCATTCAGCGGCTGGAAAAACTCGTTCCGAGGAGAGAAAGTTACAGTTCGCTTTGTTTCTGATTGAACGCATAATTAACGCGAGATTCGTCACGAGATTCATTGGTCAATCACCAAATAAAGGacaacaataacaaagtacAAGCAAAAATTACTTTCTGGAAATAACAACTGAAAACCGCCCAGGCATCAGTACTCTATTTTTTAACCTAAACAATGAAATAGGTCATCAGTGATTTTAACTGTATATTCTCTTTTCCAAGAGGGTCCAATACTTTTGAATTTATTGGGGGGCCAATTTCGTTTGGATAAATTTAGCACTAATGTAAACTTGCGTCCTTGAAAATGGTGTAGCACAAATGTAATAGATGTATTTATGCCAGAATTTAGGGAACTCGTGAAAGCgtggttttctttgtttttgtaggACTTGTCATTAACGCCATTTAAATTGTTCTCAGggctatttttagtttttgcgcTCTAAATTGCAACTGTATTTAATGTATTCAAGACTGATCGTACAAAAAGAACGGGGAGTTGCAGCAATTAGAATAGCAAtgcggcgacgaaaacgtccaTTCCAAATACACTtacttacagtgcgacgcgccttaccgtggccacctaacaaagttttttaaaacttatacggcaatcagggtgtgcgaatttgattgacagtcacccctccttgaAAAGTTCGCtgggttgtaagttgaacaccattgggttgttgagttgacgtacttacacgtagttgtcaaatgtgaaagtttgttgggtggccacggtaaggcgcgttgcactgtaatggGCGCCTCTTCATACAATTTTTGACGCGAACTTGTGATAACAAGGAGAAATTCGTATTCTTATATATCCTATCCACGGAATAAGACAAATGTGCTCAAATGATTGCAGTCTTGCAGAGACCAACCCGGTTGATGGATGTTTCATCAACTCTGAGGAGAGGTACTTCCCATGTGCATAGGCTGTTTCCTTCAAGGAAATAGCGTATGCGTGTGTCTTTTTTAATTTGCCTTCTCGGGCATTGCAATTTCTATGGTTGTTGATCAATTCCTCCTTAATTTCTCTACTTAATAATGCAGTACAAAGGCTTGATTTACGCTGATAAAAATCATAATCTAGTGGAAATAGAGTTAAATTAAGGTGACTGTGCATAAAAGGGGAAAAGTAACGATTTCTCGCAGAAAATGACAGTAGTCACCTTGATTTTCAATTCATGCATTAGTTCCTCTTAGCATTGAGTTTATGGTTTTCTGTAACATGCTGTAAATGTGAATGTATATAGAAACGCAAACAACTTTCAAGACAAGAGTGTGTGTGGACATATATCATTTTGATAGACAGGGGAAAAAGATGGAACTTGCGTGCATACCATACTACAGTACAATACAtaacttaattgaccactcgcCAAAGGGTCTTTCCCTGAGTgccaacgaaacgacagaacagagcaacaacaacaacaacaacttttaaagtgcccctgtgaccaaaaaatcaattcttatttttctttggatttcataactgtgttaactaaacaccaagCGACCAAAGGGATCAAGAACAAAATTACGTCAAAGGGTCACAAATttgagaatgcaatgcgtgtgtacgccgcataATTAACATGCAAcacgggagtttcaggctttcagacttttaagctcccgttttgcatatataaaaagctgcattcacacgctgtaattttaagctagtgagcctttgacgtcaacttttccctggatccaaccctctgaggtccaatcagtcagttttgaacgtgagtaatgcggacagtgaaatccaaaacttacactcaaactaaacggcctttggataaaaatcaaagttcaaaattttgccggtcagatgttaagcaaacacactttcaaaatctgaagaaaaaacgGACGTGATTTTCTTTTATCACAGGGCTGAGGCACTTTAAGAAtgccaactggccggaggcaaaccagttggctatttataaGAGCAGTTGAGAAGTTGAACCCATGACTATCAGGaaaaaattcaacgagtggtcagaacgggtcttgaagcCGGATCcacggatctcaaggcaagagCACTAAATACTGAGCCGCACTGCCTCACGCCTCGTAGAAAGGCACGAGATGATAGGAAAGAGTAGAATCAGGAGTCTCTGAGGAAGAGCGAGCAGTTATAGTACCCTAGTTTGAGTGTTCGTAACCGAGGACATCGCGCATTGATTGCAAAAGCTGACAATACTTTGCGTGGAAGACGTTCTGAGATGGAAGCTACTCGTTTCATTTGCTCGAGCGCTCCCTTTATCCTTTAACTGGATGCTCCTGAATCAGAATGCACCGTACAGCGTACCAGGAATTCAACAACATAGTCTTACCACAGAGAAgggaccacaacaccgggaactccaagCTCTACACTTTGCGAAtagcgtgtgggttcttttacttTCACAGGGTTGTGTGAACATTGAGGGGTTATGAGACGGggtctacggtttatcgtccttatccgagaagactagagagtcttaCCATgaaaagcagcactttctcctcaattatttaaagaccctgagtgttggtccgggcGAAATTTTTGATCCCGTAACCACCAGCACAGTATTTCGACGCCAACCAGTCGGCGGTGCAAAGTAGTCCCCCCtcccactcccccccccccttctctCTCCTTTAAGGCTTGGATCCCCGGGAGTAGACCGGTACGTAAATCCTTCTCACAATTTCAATAACGGTTACAGACCAATCATAACTTTGTACCGGTCTCATGTAATCGCTTCATATCATAAGGAAAGTCTAAGTAATTACTGGGCGACCAACGGCAGTAAAGAACAATGACCCCAGAACACTGCTTAAAATAAATCATTTCGGAGTTCGCTTGTCGGGataaaaaaagtgaaagaaaaagacTTCGAAGGCCCCCGCacactaagggcgctttccatttgacagaactgaccggccagacctgGCATTTCGAAGGACTAACTCCACAACGCATCCAAATTAACACACGTCGAGGATGATATAAACTCCCcgagaagaatgcgagggattatcatgcaagtggtccttcaaattgttgcattttctttgcaaattattgggtctggccggtcagttctgacaaaaggcaAGCGCCCAAAGAGAATGGAATCTGGGAACGAAAATGAGGGCAACGTCAGAGAGTAGAGACTGGGAAGAAGGGATTCTCATCCGGGGTtttgtaatggcggacgaatTCATCAAAACGCTTGGTCTAGTGCCACTTCCTTTAGGAGGCTTATACGCAGAGTCCATGCATGCGAAAACAACCGTGAAACCTTTGGACGGCTCTGGGCGTGAAGTAAGAGATGCGTACTCTGTGATTTACCTCCTGTTACGCGGCACCGACATAAACGCTTGGCATAAAATGAAGTCGGAGGAGACCTACTTCTATCACAGAGGAAGCCACATTGTCTTGCATATGATAACCGAAGAGGGCAAGTACGAAAATAGAATAATTGGAGACCCGTCTAAGGATTTAAAAGCACGATTTCACTGTCATGTACCGAAGAACGTGTGGTTTGCTCTCGAGCTGCAAGACAAGACGAGCTACTGTGTTTTCAGTGAAGCTGCAGGTCCCGGATTTGAATACGAAGATTGTGAAGTCGGCGACAGAAACAACATGCTGACACTGTTTCCACAGCACAAGGAAATCGTGGAGAAGTTTTGTTTAAAGTGACGAGACGCAGTTTTCGGACAAACAAGCGAAACGTGATTCAGGCAGGGTA
The genomic region above belongs to Montipora capricornis isolate CH-2021 chromosome 8, ASM3666992v2, whole genome shotgun sequence and contains:
- the LOC138059245 gene encoding lutropin-choriogonadotropic hormone receptor-like, which encodes MAALWKLLAIFLAVLNIADRGQFSVPTRRSEHSCGPCSCSWFNGFNNALYTAECFSRNLSSVPAEIPDNITVLDLSDNWIADLSELAFANFTKLRKLILSENKLRNCPEIVSDSLNELYLTGNEMENIPAGAFKKVPNIKHLWLDNNDLKEVPTEPLKNLKKLEYLNLDQNKIRHIKKNSFESLSKLKTLTLFQNEIKEVEVEGFKGLDKLELLNLRGNNLSSVPESIKDAKKLWLLELDQNPITEIPDYAFRGLDKLRRIELTWEKVKKIWNRAFTFLPSLERLSLVNVKLDGFPNLTGTTSLQVLTLTVNDITKMPEDLCQKQKKLLDLTLNFNSIARIPDLSGCLSLSVLKIEHNQIRSIGSSLRNLGNLKDLTLKGNMIQSLESRTFEGVTSLETLNLANNEITFIAKDAFSPFKMIRVLDLSYNSFKVLPTKGLESLETLNVRDNRELTEIPAERLPMIRHVQAHYPYHCCQFRKETKNTKRSTETTKEGKDANWIWDGQVDWLRNNYKDYNSTIQTTDDFSGFESGEIDPILVSEGSSDDMRVTDAGSSDNVPDVIQIEEEETRDVKCTPEPADPFFPCDDLMDSSFLRVGVWIVFLLALLGNATVIFVILTRSSRIDVSRFLICNLAVADLCMGIYLGLLAIVDASTSGNFRSYGVEWQLSSGCKTAGFLAVLSSETSVFTLTVITVERYIAITHALDITKKMSLKKTAVVMSTGWCFALITASLPLFDVSDYTKFSVCLPFETRDTKSLVYVTSVLILNGTAFIVILTCYIKIYCAIRGSSAWNTNDFRTAQRMALLIFTDFACWAPITFLSLAAAFGGDYVSLKEAKIFTVFVFPLNSCANPFLYAILTGQFKRDCISLCKKVKTSQIPKLTSSRRKYSISSAEMRRNSQVSSSNGLEGMVAKLRGRDVRRNSLPPSMRLMVQGNTGSKSLTKEREIVIERVTAL
- the LOC138059249 gene encoding uncharacterized protein, which gives rise to MRATSESRDWEEGILIRGFVMADEFIKTLGLVPLPLGGLYAESMHAKTTVKPLDGSGREVRDAYSVIYLLLRGTDINAWHKMKSEETYFYHRGSHIVLHMITEEGKYENRIIGDPSKDLKARFHCHVPKNVWFALELQDKTSYCVFSEAAGPGFEYEDCEVGDRNNMLTLFPQHKEIVEKFCLK